The genomic interval ctcttcctcctcctcccccccccccccccccgccttcatttctctctccctttccgTTGCTGTTGGGAATGTTCCACCGCTGCGTGGTCCTCTGCCTGATCACTGAGTTTTTGTTTGGTAACAAACTACTTTATATAAAAacgactttaaaaaaaaaataacccaccAGTCGCTCATTCCTGCTCCTTCTTGCCTTcagtctttttttagttttattctttttttcgcCGCTCACATTCctgaatgtttaaaacaacaaaaaaagaggaaaaacagacaaactttGGGGTTCGGCTTTTGTATgactattattttttatattctttagaCGACATAAAGCAGACCTAAGaggggaggaagggggggggggggggggcggcccTGTAGATACTTCCTCTGGTTTAGGCCGTCCCTCCAGCATGGCCTCCTCCCCGGcccccggttctggttctggttctgggggGCTGGTACCgcatgccccccccccagcatGTAAAGCTCCAAAAGCTAGAAGAGAGAAATGACTTCCttcccccgccccccctccAGGAGCGGAAACTCCCCCCTCGCCGTCATTCGTGGCGGACCCGTTGGCTCCAAAATGGCCGCCTGGTGTGGAGGGGCTGGTcccacatccccccccccccctcactacCCCCtgtattacaaaaagtgttttagTTTTGCGGAGCGGCGTGGCCTCCCTACATGTGGGGGGGCGGTTTGCAGTGaggctttgcttttctttgtgaGGGACTTAATTTGGGTTCTGGGCGGGTGGTTCAGTTGCAAACTTTTTGTTCACTCGAGGCCTTTGTCACCTGACTGGtgaaggcaaaaataaaaacgatgatacaaatggacaaaaactgcagccgctgtctggttTTTCTGTCGCCGGAGGGTGAAACGCTCTGTGCTGCTgctcggttctggttctgtacgctttttttttttttttttgcagcttctgcTTAAATGCTGCAGCCTGAGACCTGAGATGATCGCTGGTGTTTtactataaaaatatatatgatcaatattaatataaaaaaacactcaaTGCTGCAGGAATCTGTAAAAATCCATAAAGCTGCTCCTCAATAAACAACTTCAATTCAACCTGTAATTCTAGTCTAAATGATCACTGTCGCAGAGTGATGACATCAttctgattatggcttacagttaatcatgttttccttccactaaactttccactTTACATGCAGTACTCTGAACTACAGATAAATTAAGTTAGGCATCTTCATAGAAAGCGTGTATGAGAATGTTACTGGAAAGTCGAGTAGAAGGAAAACGTGAACAAGCTACAAGGACGACTGAAGCAAAAATAAGTGAAGTTGGAGCTGGTGGAGCCAGATGTGCCTcacctggattttattttcattcaccTGGAGAGAAAACTGGATCTCTGAACTGATGGGCAAAGCAATCCCTCGCTTCTGGAAgaagacaggaagctgctggaGCTCCAGAGGGACGTTTCCACAGATGGAGTCCAGTCTGCAGAACTTCCTGCTTCCCTCTGAGAGTCTCATTTCCAGCCAGAACCGGTACCACACTGAACAGAACCGGTACCTGCTCTGATGACAGAGACCAAATCATAAGTCTCATGGTGAGATTTAACAAATCCAGGTCCTTTGGTTTAAATCCTGAAGTCATAACGAGCCTCTGCTGGTTAAATATCAGCATCTATAAACGTTTCCTAGAGAGAAGTCGGTTCTGGAAGGCTTTCAGCCCTGAAATAGACCGGCGATGGTTCTGGGTGATCCGGACCTTTGGTTTGTTGGCTGCTCCCTGAACCACCGTCGACTTTAACTGGGCCAAGGTGTTTAGTTCAAGGTGAGGCACCAGAACCAACCACTGAGGTGACCTGCCTGGGCCTCCAGAACCACGGCCTGTCCAGTTAAAGTAATCCAGCCTGAATGGGTCAGGATTAAAaggtggttctggagaacagaAGAACTGGGCTCTGGTGGAAGTACCTTAAAATGTTCCTCAAAGGGTTGGAGTCAATAAAGGGTGATGAAAGTACCCAGAAGTACTCTCCCCCCGAAGTTACAGAAGTACCAGCGCTCTGGTTCTGAGAGCAATGAATGGGATTATTCTGATTTATCAGCAGatagaaataataaatgtagatgcagttattatttcattaaagtaagtctgattctgattatttcAGGCCAGCAGGAAGTTCAgactcagacatactttaatgatcccagtgAAGCGATGGTGACTTGTACAGAGAATGCATAAATGACAgttacgggggggggggggggggggggggggggtgtttttaACTCAACATGATCAGATATAAGGAGCAGGTTGAGTTGGAACAACGTTTTCAGGTTTTCCAGGCTCTGCTCGGCACCAGAACCTGGACTGACTGGAGCAGATCCTCTGATTTTCACTCAGGCTGTTTTCTGCTGTGTTGCACTTGCAGCCATGACACCAACATCTGCAGATGAATCACTCCTTCCTGCATGTCTGCTCGCTGGAAACACGAACCTTTTCCCCTCAGCTCTTCCCTCAGGGCCGTGGCTGTGGTTTCTGACTCACCCAGCGGGCAGCGTGGAGCTGCAGGGGGGGAGCATGGAGCTGCAGGGGGGCAGCGCGTCAATGATTGACCCGGACCAGCAGCTTGATCACCGGGGCCGCAGCTGACCTTTGAACCCGCCTCATCCCGCAGCTCACGGGTTCTGCTCCAACAAACTGGTTTccggcacaaaaataaatctttcatGAAGAAAAATCAACTGTTGTTTCAAAGTATTATCTATTATCttaaaacgttaaaaaaaatacattatttttggtTAATAAAACATCTGCGACGTGATGAGGCTGTAAACTGTCCTAAAATAGATTCGTTGTTTCCACGTTTCgtgcttttttattttggctttgaCCATATTTGGGAAGGGCGTTTCAAGCCGGGCGGCCACGTCAGTTTTACGTCACATCCGCTTCTTCCTTTTCCCGTTCGATCTCAACATGGCGCCGGTGAGTCCGGGTTGCTCTTCCTTCATTCACTCATTTAGATGATATTTTATTTGAttctatttatgtttttaatgaaaacagagAGCGACCGCAGTGTCTGAGCCAGCCGGTGCGATTTGAAACGTTTTTATTTAGGAATAAACCCAGAAAAGTAGCAGTTAGCTTTAGCCTAAACACGTGGCCCACTCAGTTCGCCGGCAGGCCAGACTCCGTAGAAAAAATACCAGATTTAATTTATGATTGACTTTTATCCCATCTAGTGAATTTTAACATTACTTGTTAGTGGATTTAAAGGTAGGTTGTGGCCTTGTAGTCACCTCGGCTTTACttatattagttttatttgcttCTTAGTTATTTGAAACGTGTAAACGTCTTTGAAAAAGGTGATGCAGTTCTATTCAGCTCTACTGTATTTGTGATTAAACAGTAGTGTTGTagttggttctgatccagtgcAATAGAAACATGAGAGGATCCCAGGTGGACCTGCAAGTTATTACAGGCGTTTCAAACGTGTACAATAAGTTATTTTAtctaaagaaatttaaattataGGCTTAGTTTTTCGTTCATATATATTTGCATCATCTAAATGCCAAAGTGTGTTAATTTCTGACAAATATGTAGCATgactttttgtttcattgacTTTGATCCCTGGAACGATGAGGAAAATGATTTTAATATTGCTCATCTCACCTTTGTAGCATAGGTTTAAAGCGCTTTACTGGTTATTTTAGTTCTATTTTGaaaatttttgttttcaaaatcaATTATTTAAGTTACATTGTTccaagtaataataataaataataaaaaatgtcatgaaAATTAGTGTGGATTGGGCATTCACGCTTATGTTTAGTGTGTAACAGCATGTGATGCCTGTGAGTCCCAGCTCTGAAACCCTGTTTTTTGTTAGTGTAATGCGACATGCATcttctatgtattttttttataatggaatttttatagcagtgtttttatgtgtgaatgtaaTGTGACAGCCATGGTTTGTAATGCAGCAGCCTCTGCACCGAGACAAATGTCCTTTGGGACAATAGAGTTAATCTAAATCAAACATCTGACTGACTTCTTTAGTCCAATTCTAAATCTGCTGGGATAATAATAACAGGAAATATACGATAATAATAACATCCCCCATAACGGGATTCAGGTTAGTTTGACCTAAATAAGCAGAACGTCGGCCCTTAGGACCCGTGGTTGTCCTTCCCTGATCAGTGTTGTGACATTCTGGCCAGTTCTAAGTAGGGCTgagcaattaatcgcatttgcaatataattgcaatgttaaaaaaaacgcaatttccagaTTGCAGGTCTGCAacttttggctatgtaacaatttgTGGATCtagcgtcctttaggtgtcgttAATTATGTTTatagtgggtttgctccacatggaagggaagacagttgcagcagtgagataatctgattttattacttgttttagagtttatataatcatactgttttttttttttttttgttcttttttgtttttgtttttttgttttgttttttaccagaaacttataggaatctcaccacagcatcaGTTTAAgtttaatcagtttaatacatagacttgctggTTGgtctttatgttcaacaaggattgatgtctaaatcaattaaaagctgttctcttgaacaatattctgattaataaaaacattaaaagttgttgtttaaatagtccttgtttacaaacatctttatttagaagccatttttgttgtttgtggttaatgcggagaaaagtctgAATCAAATCCTATTTTTGGTTGAAACACATCAGTTAGAGACacagcggctcttttagcacctgatctgcacagcgatgaaacagattgatttgttgttggtatatgtttaaaaagacatgataaattaaactgaaaaaaaaaagtaagataaaaaaaattacaattaagattattttctgaaattattcAGCCCTAGTTCTAAATTTACCGTCGGTTTCTACATCCCAGCAGTCTTTGATCAGACCGTAGCAGTTGGATCGGGTCTGTAGATGGACTAATTAGTGCTGAGGTTTCCCCACAGATCGTTTAATGTAATCCCATCTCTACCATGGTAGTAGTTTagattaaagttttatttatggtAATCTCAGTGAGTTCTGCTGAAACGTTCTGAGCTGCTCACACTGCTGTGGTTTGTGAAGCAGGTGAAGCCGAGGAGACCCGCTGCAGCCAGGAGGTCCAGAAAGGCTCCTTCCTGGAGGTTCACCCTGGACCTGACCCACCCTGTGGAGGACGGCATCCTGGACTCGGCTAACTTTGTAAGTCCTTCCTGTCGGTAGATGTCCGCCTGTGTCCCACATCAGGGTGACGGGTAACCAGCTAACCACGCGTGTGGACTAGGGCTCCCTTCCCTAGCTCCGGCTCGACTAGGGCTCTCTTCCCTAGTGCGTGACTGTGCTCTGCCCGACAGGAGAGCTTCCTGAAGGAGCGCATCAAGGTGAACGGAAAGACGGGGAACCTGGGGAGCGTGGTGCAGGTCGGCCGCATGAAGAACAAGATCAACGTGACGTCTGAGAAGCAGTTCTCCAAGAGGTGAGGCCGCGCCCGCCGCTGCTGGTTACCGTTTGACGCTAAACGCCGACCCCCTGATGACCCCTGACCCCGTCCCCGCAGGTACCTGAAGTACCTGACCAAGAAGTACCTGAAGAAGAACAACCTGAGGGACTGGCTGAGGGTGGTGGCGTCCGACAAGGAGACGTACGAGCTGCGCTACTTCCAGATCAGCCAGGACGACGAGGACGAGTCCGAGGCAGACGAGTGACCAGAGAATAAAGATGGAGGAAAATCACCCGCTCTGAGTCTTTATTGTGACCAGACGCTCAATAAAAGCAGTGTGTGAAAATAATTTATCCTTTAAAGAAACGTCTTTAATCTCTGAATCCAACTGAAGCTGATTTAAACCGAAAAAGGATTAGAAGAGCGGCCCGGCGGCCATTTTTGGCCCTGGACTGGATTTCTAGAAAGGTTTGGCTGATggagaaagaaacatttttattttagtggtGATAAAATTAATAGAGGTTAAAATCGtacaactgaaaatgttgggtacatgttttcatcttttataAAACCATTGTTTAATCTGAGGGAGTAAATAAAACCACATCTGTCTGAGGACTTCaactcaaatgcaaactttcaTGCATTAAAGGgagttttttattaaaattagctaaaCACAGCGAGTGTTTTCTAAGAAAGAAAATATCCGGCTCAGATCCAGTTCTCATTGCTAGACCAAAAttaattcacttttttatttttattgagtcAGACATAACTTACAAACTGAGCATCTATTAATAAAACATGTGCAAAACCTGTTTTTAACTTTAGATCTACAGGAAATCTGAATAATTTggttaaaattatatattttttaaagtgggtaaataaaaattaaatgatttttgggttattttttatcgcttttatccattttttggccctcgagtacttttgacttgagAATTTCAGGCAGAAAGTGTTTTAAAGTTCATTTACCTTCCAACAGGAGGCGCTGTTCTGCTGCAGTGGTGTACAAGAGCTGAACTAAAATGcaatatgtgaaaaaaacagccataatcctgcaaactattttatttgcagCTAGGAGAAATTAGGGTAAATAAATCCACAATAACTTGGAaaggaaaattgtttaaatttactGATGTCAAATAAATCCTGTAGGATGAAGGCTGGAGAAAATGggctaaaaacacatttaaaaccagTAGAAGTGGACAAAACCAGGTTATTTTTACTAATCCAAAGGAAAACTGTAGTTATTGACTCAGAAACAACCAGTTTACAAACTACAGGATATTTTACTCCAATGAACATCTCAGAGGAACCGGCCGTGACTCCATGTCTGTCAGTTTTAAATTATGGAGCCGTTTTTATACCAGATGAGATTAAATCAGGAAAAAACaggtgaaacaaaaataaagcagtaaaaataaACGCTTTAGGAACAGAAACCGTCTTCATGAAGATCAGGAGAAGCTGAAGGTGGATCATAAAAACGAAACCAagctaataaataaaagaaaatgacaaaaaaagtccCACAACTGGTTTAAAATTCACAAATCATGTCCACAAGACTAGAAATATGATGAATCTAAGTGTTTAAAAGGAAGCTATGGAGAATCCACCGATCATCAGCCAGGTGGTCCTGGGCTGCTGAGGAAGCGTTTCTTGGAGGACGTTGAGGGTTCCTCAGAGAAAGTGATGCTGCACCAGTCTTCTGCCGTCCATCTGTGGTCATCTTGCAacataaagaaaactaaaattttcttgaaattagtgtatttttcgttgatttgagcagctaaataggactatttaccagtggaatgagtatttttacccttaaataaagataattagatatcctgaaataagatgatggagataaattgttcttattttaagtgcaaaaatattattccagtggcaaataatctgatttaccagctctaatcaagaaaaaatatacTAATCTCAAGGAAATGTGACTTGATTTCAGTCTCCTCCATCCTTGGTGGTTTCCTCCAGCAGAAGTCTTCCTCATGCTCAAAGTGACCCTGGAGCTGCCAGCATAGAGCAAGCTCTGCTCTGGTGGTAGAAACATTCTGGAGCCTCCTGGGTCCTTTGGGATCTCCACagctggagctgcagctgaCCTTCTTCGCCTCCAGAGCGCCTCAGGCCGTCCGCTGGGTCCTGaacacagacaggtttcttCCTTCTGCTGATCTCCTCAGAGCTGCTGGACTCGCTCCTGCTCTGGATCTGTTCTGCATCAGCCTGCAGCCTCAGGAACGCTCCCACCTGCAGCCCAGCACAGCTCCAGGAAACCGTTTAAACGTCTCCAGGGAGAAGAAGTCTGTAGTCCAGCCTAAAATCTGGTTTCACGCTGCAGAAATGTTCTTCCCTGCACGTCTGACCCCGGCCTGTACGCCAGCagcaggtgggggggggggggggggtctcctgTTCCCCGCCTGAAGCCgtcctccacctgcaggtgacGCTGTAATCTGACTCCAGGCGTCAGATTACGGGCAGATTAAACCAACACGCCTCATCCGGACCGTCCTGACGGAGCCCACGCTGATCCTGGTGAATTCAGGGGCGGATCCAGACTTCCTGCTGCGGGGAGCCTCTCTGATTTAAACCTTAAATTACTCAGTAGGACCGCTTCTCTCTGCAGGTTTAAACTAAATTATCTATTTATGAGCGTTGCTCATGACCATGTTCGTTATTTCTGTtcactttaatttgttttgtttctgttaaatttgatttaattcatgAAGTAATTCAATTTAGCCTTCATTTGTTACGTTACTAATGCTTTATTCacttcatttatatttattttagtttaattgtcattttaagttaatttgaaGCATctttattttagatgttttggcTCCAGGGTCAGTAGCAGTGTTGCCTTGGACCAGGAGTGACAACCTCATTCCTATATTGGGTCACTTTGACGTCCTTAAGTCATTTAAAGGGCCGGCTGCtcctgtatagatgatacttttggtttcataatttcattccagttcacatagaaatataaaaaaaatgcacagtaacacaaaagtagcaccttaggtccagtttatacagtttttctgaaaataaagttgatatCTGGGTGAGTTACTCTTTAAACtaatcattctgcatcacttcttctctttttggacatttctgggttgttttaatgtgttgtaggAATCAACTCAATCAACATTCACTACAgcaggcacagttttagccactttatacactataaaaggatttatgcctctactttatgacatgatctGCCTTTTTTGGCTATGGAGGGCCGAATAAAATGCCTTaatgggccggattcggcccgcgggccttaaGTTTGACACGTGTGCCTTAGAGCAAgatcctgggtttgaatcctgacCAGGGTCTGTGTGCATGTCCTCTACGGCCAAAGACCTGAAACAGGACTGTTTATTTAACTGGTTTCTCTAAATTCTCTAAATTGTGGATGGTTCTcctgcttttttaattaaactttcTTATGTATGTAGATTTTAGCTTTATTacacttttttattcattcattttagtatttaactactttttcttatttgttttaatacttttatttaacttatttttattctgttctattttagtttagttcatttagatttatttagttatttattgttatatcttgagggaaaaaacataaatttaacTACAGGAGGGGCTCTTTCCTTAGAAAATACCTTTGGAGAGTTTTGTTAAAgtttaatgaaaacaattaaTTGATTTTCTGCATACAAAGTGTTTTGTGAACcgtggttttattttgaagggcgtTATAATAAAGTTGGTAAAGAAATGACAGGAAATCGTTTCCACTGCAACAGATTACCAGAGAAACTTCCTCCTGATGTGGAGTTCCCATCATGACCGTAGTTCATATTATGTCCTTCATgcgattttatttatatcaaaAATACAATGATTCAAATGTATGTTTTGCAGGGAAATAAAGCTGAGAATAATCTTTTTCTACAGATAGAAAACTAAACGCGGTCATTGTTCTGCAGGTGAGCCTCACCTGGTGAGTTCCCACAGAAACAAACATCAGCTGAGGTCAAACATGGAGGCCTGCAGCTCGCTTCCAGCTGCTGAATATTTCAGCGTTCTGATCACGTGGCGGCAGGTCAGCATGATTTAAAGCGGCTGGTTTCCTGCAGCGCCGCACAGGACCGCGGTGCAGACACCCTGCAGGAGGAGGGGAACCCGCGGCAGGTGAGTATCTCACCTGGGCGCTCAGGTGTGCTTCTTCACGCCGCTGCCTGCCTCAAACCTGCAGCGTCGATCAGGCTTCGCTCCAACCGGCTGAGCTCGGCCAGGcgtttgggtttttttggctGGACTCACCTGTCAGAGGGAAGAGCTGCAGTTTGACAGACGCAGAAGTTGGTTTGTTGTAGTTTTCCGCTGTGAAAACGGATCCACGGCGGTCATTAAAGTTTCAGAGAGGGAGTCTCGCTCTAGTGGGCGAGGAGAACAGATCAGGGTTACCGGCTGGGCCTGCTGGGGCCTAAAGGCAGGACTCAGCTGTCCATCTGCTGCTGGTTTTAAAACACCAGCAAAGGTGTCAGCTCATAAAAAACTGTTTCAGTAGGGATCCTACCACAAAGGTGCGTTTATTACATAGAGaacaatgttttacatttagcttacaactattattatttagaaaaatcaGTCTGGGTTCTCCACATCCTGGACTTTCCAGCTTCTAAGCCGTTCTAAACCTTTCAACAAATACAAACAGGCCATCCTGAAACATTAAATTAGGTTCTAAGAAGGAGCAAGCAATAACCTTTGACCCTTAatgactaaaactaaaaacatctgCAACACAACCAGCAATGATATAAATAGAGCCGGTCCACTAGAAACAGCTGCAATCCAAAGAATAAAAAGGCGTTAAATCGAGCcgataaaaggataaaaatggAGCAAAAGACatgaaataaaagtgaaaattaACCCCAGACCTGCAGGCAGGAGAGATAACAGAcgtagtttttgttttacagctgGGTGGAGGCTCTCTGGGTTTGAAACCAGCCGACTCTTGGAGCCAGCTCAGGAATGTGGCACCAGTTTTAATGAATACCAGCAGAACCGCTCAGTCCCAGCAACCTGAATCTGAAATCTGTCTGAGCATTTAGTGAGTTTCTCTACATTTACCTCACTTCATGGTTTGGTATCTTCACAGCTTCTCTTGCCTCGCTCTGGATTCTGGGTCAAACATCTGGCAGCGGGTTTGGGGACGGTCCAGATGAGCCTCAAACGATGACGCGCTGGTTGTGAAGGCCGtttacagcagcaggtgagaACCAGGTGAGGCGATGGCGGCGTGGTTGGCTCGGCTGTCGCTGGGAGACGCCTGGTACGGCATGTACTCCCGCCTGCTGAGGACCAAACCCGTGGGCTCCATGGGCCACGGCGCAGACGACCTCACCGAGATGGCGGAGGGGTCCGCTGTGGGACTGGCGAAGGTCCTGACCACTGTGGACCTGGTGTCGCTTGGCGTGGGCAGCTGCGTGGGTACGGGGATGTACGTGGTGGCCGGGCTGGTCGCCAAAGCCATGGCCGGGCCGGGGGTCATCCTGTCCTTCATCATCGCAGCGGTGGCCTCCATACTGTCAGGTAAACGGCCTTCAAAGATGGTGGAAACTCATGAGTTTTATATAAAGTCAGAAGACTGGAGGACTTTTATAAATTACAAAAAGCCTGGcataaaaataatagtaatagaaaaataaattaaaaacaataaaattaaggcacaaataaaataacatcaaaCCATTTCTCAGAATTTGTTTGATGGTATTTTCACATCTTGCGTCGCTAATTTCCAAAGTTCTAGCAGCTAGCAGTGTTATTGTGCTAACGCTAACGTTATGCATAACGCAACAATAAGTGTAGAATCCATGTTGTCTTTCTATTTATGTCTGCTATGACAATAAtagttaatatttttaatttgctaCTTTTCTAGCTTTCTGTGGCTGCTAGCCATGCTATcatgctaatgttagcttgTATGTAAACAAAAGCGATAAGTGGAGATGCAGTTTTAGTTTGTAgtattttattactattatattattattttattcatgtttgcTATGAGAATGCtagttaatatttttaatttgctaCTTTTCTAGCTTCCTGTGGCTGCTAGCCATGCTATcatgctaatgttagcttgTATGTAAAGAAAAGCGACAAGTGGAAATGCAGTTTTAATTTGTagtattttattacaattatattattattttatttatgtttgctaTGAGAATGCtagt from Fundulus heteroclitus isolate FHET01 chromosome 21, MU-UCD_Fhet_4.1, whole genome shotgun sequence carries:
- the LOC105916656 gene encoding 60S ribosomal protein L22-like 1, translated to MAPQVKPRRPAAARRSRKAPSWRFTLDLTHPVEDGILDSANFESFLKERIKVNGKTGNLGSVVQVGRMKNKINVTSEKQFSKRYLKYLTKKYLKKNNLRDWLRVVASDKETYELRYFQISQDDEDESEADE